A region from the Fusarium graminearum PH-1 chromosome 4, whole genome shotgun sequence genome encodes:
- a CDS encoding AdoMet-dependent rRNA methyltransferase spb-1, with product MAVTKEKAKGRLDKWYRLAKEKGYRARAAFKLIQLNKKYGFLEKSRVLIDLCAAPGSWLQVAAEVMPQGSLIVGCDLSPIKPIPRVTSFQSDITSEDCRATLKRLLLSHKACTVIHDGAPNVGTAWTQDAFDQNALVLQSLKLATEFMKPDGTFVTKVFRSKDYNSLLWVFKQLFNKVEATKPSSSRNVSSEIFVVCRGYKAPKKMDPRFLDPTYVFAELAGPTPNNEAKVYNPEVKKRKRDGYDEENFLQFKEMPASEFIQTTDPIAVLGSYNKLSFQQPRNGDVALAALDKLPETTEEIRNSCSDLRVLGRKDFKLLLKWRLKVREIFGFETKKALNTAETEEVAEVESMDEELKIQQELEDMKDKENSKRRREKRRENERKQREIVRMQLNMTAPMDIGMEEAGPIGEGAMFSLKKVDKTDAMRRLNRGKMIVPSQAPQKQLDSGLGSSGETDDESDPEEDRLERELDSMYDHYKERKSEIDAKYRAKKARKEHGDDEWEGLSGEEADEKNDSSDLEEDDSSDDDDEDAAPSQGLIRDLDSSKGANGLSKRATNFFNQDVFQGITGIVPEEEEESAEDSADEEINRDAAAVVAQQSKARKVETPAAKPVEINDTTVDSDSDMEGNENGFEVVKRTEEDDWDKDQRRADGRLDIDIITAEAMTLAHQLATGQKTTHDAIDDGFNKYAFRDRDGLPDWFVEDETKHDRLQKPITKAAAQAIKEKMRAFNARPIKKVREAKARKKFKAAQQLEKLKKKSDMLNNDENMTEKEKAESIGRLMARAQKKKPVKQAAKLVVARGLNRGIKGRPKGVKGRYRIVDPRMKKELRAQKRISKKKK from the exons ATGGCGGTCACCAAAGAG AAAGCGAAAGGACGTCTCGATAAATGGTACCGATTGGCGAAAGAGAAGGGTTATCGTGCTCGAGCTGCCTTCAAGCTTAtccagctcaacaagaagtatggtttcttggagaagagcagGGTCCTCATAGATCTCTGTGCTGCACCTGGTTCATGGCTTCAAGTAGCCGCCGAGGTGATGCCTCAAGGTAGCTTGATTGTGGGTTGTGATTTGAGTCCTATCAAGCCAATTCCTCGAGTCACATCCTTCCAGTCCGACATTACATCTGAAGACTGCCGAGCAACTCTAAAACGTCTACTTCTTTCACATAAGGCCTGTACCGTCATACACGATGGAGCCCCTAATGTTGGTACTGCTTGGACTCAAGACGCTTTTGACCAGAATGC GCTTGTTCTTCAGTCGTTGAAGCTCGCGACCGAATTTATGAAACCGGACGGTACATTCGTAACCAAAGTCTTCAGGTCCAAAGACTACAACTCCCTCCTATGGGTTTTCAAgcagctcttcaacaaggtGGAAGCAACTaaaccatcttcttctcgtaACGTCAGTTCAGAAATTTTCGTCGTGTGCCGCGGATACAAGgcgccaaagaagatggatcCTCGATTCTTGGATCCTACATATGTCTTTGCCGAACTCGCTGGCCCAACACCCaacaacgaggccaaggtctACAACCCCGAAGtcaagaagcgcaagcgagATGGTTATGACGAAGAGAACTTCCTTCAGTTTAAGGAAATGCCCGCCAGCGAGTTTATCCAAACCACCGATCCCATTGCTGTTCTGGGCTCCTACAATAAACTGTCTTTTCAGCAACCACGCAACGGAGATGTGGCATTGGCTGCGCTTGACAAACTCCCTGAAACAACAGAAGAAATTCGAAACAGCTGCTCTGACCTTCGTGTAttgggaagaaaagatttCAAATTGCTTTTGAAATGGAGACTGAAAGTTCGAGAGATCTTTGGCTTTGAAACAAAGAAGGCCCTCAACACTGCAGAAACTGAGGAAGTCGCCGAAGTTGAGTCAATGgacgaggagctcaagattcAACAGGAGCTTGAAGACatgaaggacaaggagaactCCAAAAGGAGGCGAGAAAAGCGAAGAGAGAACGAACGCAAACAACGCGAGATTGTGCGCATGCAACTCAACATGACCGCCCCTATGGATATCGGAATGGAAGAAGCCGGTCCCATTGGAGAGGGTGCGATGTTCTCGCTTAAGAAagttgacaagacagacGCTATGCGGAGATTGAATCGCGGCAAGATGATTGTTCCTTCTCAGGCGCCCCAGAAGCAATTGGATAGTGGTCTTGGTTCTTCTGGAGAAACAGATGATGAGAGCGACCCTGAAGAGGATCGTTTGGAGCGAGAGCTCGATTCCATGTACGACCATTACAAGGAGCGCAAATCTGAGATCGACGCCAAATACCGAGCAAAGAAGGCTCGTAAAGAGCACGGCGACGACGAATGGGAAGGCCTGTCTGGCGAAGAAGCTGACGAAAAGAACGACTCTTCTGAtcttgaagaggatgattcttctgatgacgacgatgaagatgcgGCCCCATCACAAGGACTGATTCGTGATCTCGATTCATCAAAGGGAGCTAATGGATTGTCCAAGCGGGCGACGAATTTCTTCAACCAGGATGTCTTCCAAGGCATTACAGGCATTGTacctgaggaggaggaggagtctGCCGAAGATAGCGCGGATGAGGAGATCAACcgagatgcagcagctgtTGTCGCTCAGCAATCCAAGGCTCGTAAGGTTGAAACGCctgctgccaagcccgtCGAGATCAATGATACTACGGTTGACTCTGACTCCGACATGGAAGGCAATGAGAATGGCTTCGAGGTCGTGAAACGAACCGAAGAGGATGATTGGGATAAGGACCAACGAAGAGCTGATGGCAGactcgacatcgacatcatcaccGCAGAGGCCATGACTCTTGCGCATCAACTCGCTACAGGACAGAAAACAACTCATGATGCTATCGATGATGGATTCAACAAGTACGCTTTCCGTGACCGTGACGGACTTCCAGACTGGTTCGTCGAGGATGAAACCAAGCACGACAGACTTCAGAAGCCCAtcaccaaggctgccgcACAAGcgatcaaggagaagatgcgaGCCTTTAATGCTCGCCCCATCAAGAAGGTGCGCGAGGCGAAGGCTCGCAAGAAGTTTAAGGCCGCGCAGCAgctggagaagctcaagaagaagtccGATAtgctcaacaacgacgagaacATGacagagaaggaaaaggcagaaAGCATTGGGCGACTTATGGCCAGggcacagaagaagaagccagtAAAGCAAGCAGCCAAACTTGTCGTGGCTCGTGGTCTCAACCGTGGTATCAAGGGACGTcccaagggtgtcaagggcCGCTACAGAATTGTCGATCCTCGTatgaagaaggagttgcGAGCACAGAAGAGGatctccaagaagaagaaataa
- a CDS encoding msp1 codes for MSRLLTAGLRPLPRRATVLPVRNLHLHRQSTGGLLQADAAIRATRKRMWQGGNNAFHNAVTTRNASFARFLPKLMVKFLRVPAMFGGVAIGAFAWVQYQAAQAGTFAVNLFNTTTDTVSSAASSIFGGAKDIADQVNRGWESTKEKAELPDWVKQILKLQEDIGTGGSGGPGGGEPKQSKVGAAAAVGATAAAYGYDQSDDEDPRNVEQVAKDDQMMLLTKKMIEIRSILQKVGQSSTLTLPSIVVIGSQSSGKSSVLEAIVGHEFLPKGSNMVTRRPIELTLVNTPSAKEEYGEFPDLGLRHITDFSSIQRTLTELNLAVPDSQCVSDDPIHLTVYSPNVPDLSLIDLPGYIQVVGQNQPLELKQKISELCDKYIQPPNVILAISAADVDLANSTALRASRRVDPRGERTIGVVTKMDLVDPVRGANILNDQQYPLRLGYVGVISKAPQNQGLFKMGNTNRLAQISKQEKTFFDAHPREFGPGAEVSVGTKTLRKKLMHVLEKTMSGSLQSTSDAIRQELEEATYEFKVQYNDRPLSAESYLAESLDAFKHSFKQFAEEFGRPQMQELLKLELDQKVLDLLAARYWNKPIEDLSPINPDLDNLADLPKAPADSLYWQRQLDASASALTKLGVGRLATTAVASSIQAHIDSLISNSSFASHPFARQAILESAETILRERFYSTSDQVENCIKPYKFEIELEDREWAKGRDHVGGVLKKELQDCEKALKGLEDSVGGRRKIKDVMNYIDKARKGEVVVEGDNRSGAGGFSAALLSKGREAVFLRDRADIIKMRLLAVKSKQCADPNNKYYCPEVFLDAAATKMASTAVLFLNVELLSEFYYSFPRELDHRLGRHLSDEEIEKFAKEDPKIRRHLEVIRRKELLELVLEKMESLRQLDGRERERTNPNARRDRKQGRWGLF; via the exons ATGAGTAGACTACTCACTGCTGGGTTGCGGCCTCTCCCACGCCGGGCTACGGTCCTTCCCGTCAGAAACCTACATCTACATCGTCAATCTACGGGTGGCCTCCTCCAAGCCGATGCTGCGATTCGAGCGACACGAAAACGAATGTGGCAAGGCGGAAACAATGCTTTCCACAATGCCGTCACTACAAGGAATGCCTCTTTTGCGAGATTCTTGCCCAAGCTCATGGTCAAGTTTCTGAGGGTTCCAGCAATGTTTGGCGGTGTGGCCATCGGTGCTTTTGCCTGGGTGCAATACCAAGCAGCTC AGGCTGGCACATTCGCGGTGAACCTATTCAACACAACAACGGATACCGTTTCGAGCGCCGCTTCGAGCATATTTGGCGGTGCCAAAGATATAGCTGATCAAGTAAATCGAGGATGGGAATCCACCAAAGAGAAAGCCGAACTGCCCGATTGGGTCAAACAAATCCTAAAACTTCAAGAAGATATTGGCACCGGTGGTTCAGGCGGTCCAGGCGGTGGTGAGCCGAAGCAGAGCAAGGTTGGTGCCGCAGCTGCTGTGGGTGCTACAGCTGCTGCTTATGGCTACGACCAGTCGGACGATGAGGATCCTCGGAATGTCGAACAGGTGGCCAAGGACGACCAGATGATGCTTCTTACTAAGAAGATGATCGAGATTCGATCCATTCTCCAAAAGGTTGGACAGTCAAGCACCTTGACCCTTCCCTCCATCGTAGTTATAGGATCCCAGTCTTCTGGAAAGAGCTCCGTCTTAGAGGCTATCGTTGGTCATGAATTCCTTCCAAAGGGTTCCAACATGGTTACAAGGAGGCCAATTGAGCTAACTCTCGTCAACACACCATCTGCCAAGGAAGAGTATGGCGAGTTTCCTGACCTTGGACTGAGACACATCACCGACTTCTCGTCAATTCAACGAACTCTGACCGAACTCAACCTTGCCGTTCCCGACAGCCAGTGCGTCTCTGACGATCCGATTCATCTAACAGTCTATTCCCCGAACGTGCCCGACCTGTCACTTATCGATCTTCCCGGATACATTCAGGTTGTAGGACAAAATCAGCCCCTGGAACTGAAGCAGAAAATCTCCGAGCTTTGTGATAAGTATATTCAGCCACCCAAtgtcatccttgccatctcTGCTGCCGATGTGGATTTGGCAAACTCAACTGCTCTCCGTGCATCTCGCAGGGTTGATCCCAGGGGTGAGCGCACAATCGGTGTGGTTACCAAGATGGACTTGGTTGATCCTGTCCGTGGAGCAAACATCCTGAATGACCAACAATATCCCTTGAGACTCGGCTATGTGGGTGTGATTTCCAAGGCCCCTCAAAATCAAGGACTTTTCAAGATGGGCAACACCAACCGACTTGCCCAAATTAGCAAACAAGAGAAGACCTTTTTCGATGCTCATCCCCGGGAGTTCGGTCCTGGTGCTGAAGTTAGCGTTGGAACCAAGACGCTCCGCAAGAAACTCATGCATGTTCTGGAAAAAACAATGTCTGGAAGCCTGCAAAGCACCAGCGATGCTATTcgacaagagcttgaggaggccaCATATGAGTTCAAGGTTCAATACAACGACCGCCCCCTTTCGGCCGAATCTTATCTTGCAGAGAGCTTGGATGCCTTCAAGCATTCTTTCAAGCAATTTGCCGAGGAGTTTGGCCGCCCCCAAATGCAAGAGCTTCTGAAGCTAGAATTAGACCAGAAGGTCCTTGACTTGCTCGCAGCTAGGTATTGGAACAAGCCCATCGAAGATCTTTCGCCAATCAACCCCGACCTGGACAACCTGGCAGATCTCCCCAAAGCCCCTGCCGACTCTCTTTACTGGCAACGACAGTTGGATGCTTCTGCATCCGCGCTCACAAAGCTCGGTGTTGGGCGTTTGGCCACCACTGCGGTTGCCTCTTCTATCCAGGCCCATATCGACTCCCTTATTAGCAACTCCAGCTTCGCCAGCCACCCCTTCGCCCGTCAGGCTATCTTGGAATCTGCCGAAACAATTCTCCGCGAGAGGTTTTACAGCACCAGTGACCAAGTGGAGAACTGTATCAAGCCCTACAAGTTCGAGATCGAACTCGAGGACCGAGAGTGGGCAAAGGGACGTGATCACGTTGGTGGTgtgctcaagaaggagcttcAGGACTGCGAGAAAGCCTTGAAAGGCCTCGAGGACAGTGTCGGTGGAAGACGAAAGATCAAAGACGTCATGAACTACATCGACAAGGCCCGCAAGGGTGAAGTTGTCGTTGAGGGTGATAATCGCAGTGGTGCCGGTGGCTTCAGCGCTGCTCTTTTGAGCAAGG GACGCGAGGCTGTTTTCCTACGTGACCGAGCCGACATTATCAAGATGCGGCTACTTGCAGTCAAATCCAAGCAGTGTGCTGATCCTAACAACAAGTACTACTGCCCCGAGGTTTTCCTCGACGCCGCTGCAACCAAAATGGCTTCTACTGCTGTCCTGTTCCTTAACGTGGAGCTTCTCTCAGAATTTTATTATAGCTTTCCTCGAGAATTAGACCATCGTCTTGGTCGCCATCTATCTGACGAAGAAATCGAGAAATTTGCTAAGGAAGATCCCAAGATTCGTCGGCATTTGGAAGTTATCCGCCGCAAGGAATTGCTTGAGCTAgtccttgagaagatggaaagccTACGGCAGCTCGATGGTCGCGAACGCGAACGGACAAACCCTAACGCAAGGCGAGACCGCAAGCAAGGCCGCTGGGGCCTATTCTAA